In Saccharicrinis fermentans DSM 9555 = JCM 21142, a genomic segment contains:
- a CDS encoding permease — MKTANQLSKHQDSLKCATTINNSAQTIMKEHKKRRRLVISISLVLPTLILLYHYLPLLVNYMTFDLFELNSESHLGKAINFFFYDTVKILILLFLISSLMGVINAYFPVDRLRIYLTTKKMYGLEYFLASFFGAITPFCSCSSIPLFIGFVKGGIPLGVTFAYLITSPLVNEVAVAMFIGLFGLKATLIYSVSGILLGMVGGFILGKLKLDKYLSDWVREVQKNAIQINEEWTDEKTPFIDRLPSIIREGWDIVKKVLLYVIIGIAIGAAMHGYVPENFFTEFLSADKWYAVPLAVILAVPMYANAAGIVPVIQVFVAKGVPLGTAIAFMMAVVGLSLPEATLLKKVMKWKLIGIFFGTISLFIIILGYIFNLIL, encoded by the coding sequence ATGAAAACAGCAAATCAACTATCAAAGCATCAGGATTCGCTAAAATGCGCAACAACCATCAATAATAGTGCACAAACCATAATGAAGGAACACAAAAAGAGAAGACGCTTAGTCATTTCCATAAGTCTTGTGTTACCTACACTCATTCTACTATACCATTACCTTCCCCTATTGGTGAATTACATGACCTTCGATTTATTTGAGCTAAATTCGGAATCTCACTTAGGTAAAGCTATTAATTTCTTTTTTTATGATACCGTTAAAATTCTAATTCTCCTTTTCCTTATCAGCAGTTTAATGGGAGTCATTAACGCATATTTTCCGGTAGATCGATTACGAATATACCTGACCACTAAGAAGATGTATGGCCTGGAATATTTTCTAGCTTCCTTTTTTGGAGCAATCACTCCATTTTGTTCCTGCTCCTCCATTCCCCTATTTATAGGTTTTGTAAAAGGAGGCATTCCCTTGGGAGTTACCTTTGCTTATCTCATCACTTCTCCATTGGTCAATGAAGTAGCTGTAGCCATGTTTATAGGTCTGTTTGGACTTAAAGCCACCCTTATCTATTCAGTAAGTGGTATTCTCTTGGGTATGGTGGGCGGTTTCATACTTGGAAAACTAAAACTCGACAAATACCTAAGCGATTGGGTACGTGAGGTTCAGAAAAACGCCATACAAATTAATGAAGAGTGGACAGACGAAAAAACACCTTTCATAGACCGCTTACCATCAATCATAAGAGAAGGTTGGGATATCGTTAAAAAAGTACTACTCTATGTTATCATTGGAATTGCTATTGGTGCAGCTATGCACGGCTACGTTCCTGAAAACTTTTTTACCGAATTTTTATCCGCCGATAAATGGTATGCCGTGCCTTTGGCTGTGATATTGGCAGTACCCATGTATGCCAACGCAGCAGGTATCGTCCCAGTTATCCAGGTTTTTGTGGCAAAAGGGGTTCCTCTGGGCACGGCTATTGCTTTTATGATGGCAGTCGTTGGTCTCTCTTTACCAGAAGCAACTCTGCTTAAAAAAGTGATGAAATGGAAACTCATTGGTATTTTCTTTGGTACTATTTCTCTATTTATTATTATCTTAGGATATATATTCAACCTGATTCTTTAA
- the galB gene encoding beta-galactosidase GalB codes for MKQIVTGLILFLLTIGNTLSAQDQNFNKSWLFFNDKAEGAEKVQFDDSSWRKLDLPHDWAIEGPFDSKYNARCGGLPFHGIGWYRKHFLIPESAKGKVVRIEFEGAMYDAYVWVNGKLVGNHPYGYIGFEFDISQYLNYGQDNIIAVRLTPQDLSSRWYPGAGIYRNTWLKIDEAVHVAHWGTYITTPTVTDQKATVQNETTIENKNNQEATITVIQEYFSPEGKSVGKTEETMTIPAHSSKVSGTWCNIKEPKRWDLATPHLYRAVTSIEQNGKILDSYQTRFGIRHISYNKDGFYLNGRKIRFNGVCLHHDNGALGAAVYRRADERKLQIMKDMGVNAIRTSHNPPSKELLELCDEMGLLVQDEAFDVWSMPKVPNGYNVFFNEWAERDIKDMVKRDRNHPSIVMWSIGNEILEQKDKKYGWKTAKMLNDYVKEMDKTRPTTAGFNHYSGPYDNNMAQQVDIAGMNYKPTKYGEVRDNYPNLPIYGSETSSCTSSRGVYHLPIEKYKTHESLHVSSYDLIGPPWAYPPDIEFHFQEQYPHSMGEFIWTGFDYLGEPTPYGGKDNSTNGYWNGDWPVHSSYFGAVDLCGFPKDRFFLYQSQWTSKPMIHLLPHWNWKGMEGQNIPVYCYTNCDEAELFLNGKSMGKKVKGKDLTELKVDFLRYEPKTFMSKYRLSWDVPYAAGELKVVGYKNGQAVQEKIIHTAGKPAKISLSVDRKNIDASGTDLAYVTVRIEDKNGNLCPTADNQIFFKLRGAGSLIAVDNGNQASLESFQANHRKAFSGMALAIIKSTETAGNIQLTATSKGLKSAKVVIISK; via the coding sequence ATGAAACAAATCGTAACTGGATTAATACTCTTTTTACTGACCATCGGCAATACACTGTCGGCTCAAGACCAAAACTTTAACAAATCATGGCTCTTCTTTAATGACAAAGCTGAAGGTGCCGAAAAAGTCCAATTCGACGACTCCTCATGGCGAAAGTTGGATCTGCCCCATGACTGGGCCATTGAAGGCCCCTTTGACAGTAAGTACAACGCACGTTGCGGTGGACTACCATTCCACGGCATCGGATGGTACCGTAAACACTTTCTCATACCCGAATCCGCCAAAGGAAAGGTAGTCCGAATAGAGTTTGAAGGAGCTATGTACGATGCTTATGTATGGGTAAATGGAAAACTGGTAGGCAATCATCCATACGGATACATCGGTTTTGAGTTCGACATCAGTCAATACCTAAACTATGGTCAAGACAATATTATTGCCGTTCGACTGACGCCACAAGATCTATCTTCTCGTTGGTATCCGGGAGCAGGAATATACCGTAATACTTGGTTAAAAATAGACGAAGCTGTTCATGTGGCACATTGGGGCACTTATATAACTACCCCCACAGTTACCGACCAAAAAGCAACCGTTCAAAACGAAACTACTATCGAAAATAAAAACAACCAAGAAGCTACCATTACAGTAATACAAGAATACTTTTCGCCGGAAGGAAAATCTGTTGGTAAAACAGAAGAAACCATGACAATTCCTGCACATTCTTCAAAAGTTTCAGGAACCTGGTGCAATATTAAAGAACCTAAACGTTGGGATTTAGCAACACCTCACCTTTATCGTGCTGTTACAAGCATCGAACAAAATGGCAAGATACTTGACAGTTACCAAACACGTTTTGGCATTCGTCATATCAGTTACAACAAGGACGGATTTTATTTAAATGGGCGAAAAATACGCTTCAACGGCGTATGTTTACACCACGATAATGGAGCATTAGGGGCTGCCGTTTACCGTAGAGCTGACGAACGTAAACTGCAAATCATGAAAGACATGGGTGTTAACGCTATACGTACCAGCCACAACCCTCCTTCAAAAGAACTCTTGGAATTATGTGACGAGATGGGACTACTGGTTCAAGACGAAGCATTTGACGTGTGGTCGATGCCTAAGGTACCCAACGGATACAATGTATTCTTTAACGAATGGGCCGAACGCGACATCAAAGACATGGTAAAAAGAGATCGCAACCACCCTTCAATCGTCATGTGGAGCATTGGCAATGAAATACTCGAGCAAAAAGATAAAAAATACGGATGGAAAACAGCAAAAATGCTGAATGACTACGTTAAAGAGATGGACAAGACTCGGCCAACTACTGCCGGATTTAACCACTATTCGGGTCCTTATGACAATAACATGGCACAACAGGTGGATATTGCCGGGATGAATTACAAACCTACTAAATATGGTGAAGTTCGCGACAACTATCCCAACTTGCCCATTTATGGTTCTGAAACTTCCAGTTGCACCAGTAGTCGCGGCGTGTATCACCTACCCATAGAAAAATACAAAACACATGAATCTTTGCACGTAAGTAGTTACGATTTAATAGGTCCACCTTGGGCATACCCACCAGACATTGAGTTTCATTTTCAGGAACAATACCCACATAGTATGGGTGAGTTTATATGGACAGGCTTTGATTACCTGGGTGAACCCACCCCCTATGGCGGTAAAGATAACTCTACCAACGGTTATTGGAACGGTGACTGGCCCGTTCATAGCTCCTATTTTGGAGCCGTTGACCTATGCGGCTTCCCTAAAGACCGTTTCTTCTTATACCAAAGTCAATGGACCTCTAAGCCAATGATTCACTTATTACCCCATTGGAACTGGAAGGGCATGGAAGGACAAAATATACCGGTATATTGTTACACAAACTGTGACGAAGCAGAACTATTCTTAAATGGAAAATCCATGGGCAAAAAAGTCAAAGGAAAAGACCTCACTGAACTAAAAGTAGATTTCTTACGTTACGAACCTAAAACATTCATGTCAAAATACCGCTTATCATGGGATGTGCCATATGCAGCAGGTGAATTAAAAGTTGTTGGTTATAAGAACGGGCAAGCTGTCCAGGAAAAAATCATCCATACAGCAGGAAAACCAGCCAAAATCTCTCTTTCGGTAGATAGAAAAAACATAGATGCCAGTGGAACGGACTTAGCCTATGTGACGGTCCGTATCGAAGACAAAAACGGAAATCTTTGTCCTACGGCAGACAACCAGATCTTCTTCAAACTAAGAGGTGCCGGCTCACTAATCGCTGTTGACAATGGTAATCAGGCCTCACTGGAATCATTCCAGGCAAACCATAGAAAAGCCTTCAGTGGTATGGCATTGGCGATTATCAAATCAACAGAAACAGCAGGAAACATACAGCTAACAGCCACTTCAAAAGGATTAAAATCTGCCAAAGTGGTCATCATTAGCAAATAA
- a CDS encoding sulfatase family protein, which produces MIRFGVLIFLHVALLSGLKGQTKPNVIVILADDVGSGDVSYYRRMHSDHIVLETPNLDQLSKEGMVFTNAHAPAALCAPSRYAIMTGNSCFRSPYPWGVWGAYQASPIKKDQLTLGKLMKQAGYNTAFLGKWNLGGDWYRKSKPGTIYRAPRKEPELDIDISKFIGAGPKDQGFDYDFTFPSGIQDVPYACYENQKWYPLAKDSKFDFITQEKMNKLKFKLDKSEGLGDSNWDPHKMGPLLISKAVDYINKNASRSKPFFMYYCALAVHLPHTPCKQLDGIKIKGSTPTYHMDMIKELDVQIGMMIKTLKKKGIYDNTLIIFTSDNGGLTRKETLKTGHRPSDIYRGGKNRIHEGGHRVPFIVSWPKNIKNGLSDQPILGLDIMATLASLTNTPIANGQALDSKDIGPYLNNSKTTVHTELMLQGGTQKTVAILENNWKLIIQIDPKDKTYSMRKAIALFNLSDNVTEDESKNLIHSPDHKAIIEKLFTKYNHIRDQHDNPAHVIQ; this is translated from the coding sequence ATGATAAGATTCGGTGTTCTAATATTTCTACATGTTGCCTTGTTGAGCGGATTAAAAGGCCAAACTAAACCCAATGTAATTGTCATTCTAGCTGACGATGTGGGTTCGGGTGATGTATCGTATTACAGAAGAATGCATTCCGATCATATTGTACTTGAAACACCTAACCTGGATCAACTTTCAAAGGAAGGTATGGTATTTACCAATGCCCATGCCCCAGCCGCACTTTGTGCCCCTTCACGCTATGCTATCATGACTGGAAATAGTTGCTTTCGCAGTCCCTACCCTTGGGGCGTTTGGGGTGCTTACCAGGCTTCCCCCATAAAGAAAGATCAATTAACCCTAGGCAAGCTCATGAAACAAGCAGGCTATAATACTGCCTTCTTGGGAAAGTGGAATTTAGGCGGTGACTGGTACAGAAAAAGCAAACCCGGCACTATCTACAGAGCACCCAGAAAAGAACCAGAACTAGATATTGACATCTCTAAATTTATAGGGGCAGGTCCTAAAGATCAAGGCTTCGATTATGATTTCACCTTCCCATCTGGCATACAAGATGTACCATATGCCTGCTACGAAAACCAAAAATGGTATCCTCTGGCCAAAGATTCTAAGTTTGATTTTATTACTCAGGAAAAAATGAATAAACTCAAATTTAAACTGGATAAAAGCGAAGGCTTGGGCGACTCCAACTGGGATCCGCACAAAATGGGCCCTTTGTTAATTTCTAAAGCAGTTGATTATATCAATAAAAATGCCAGCAGATCCAAACCATTCTTTATGTACTACTGCGCACTGGCTGTTCATTTACCACATACCCCTTGTAAACAACTTGATGGCATAAAAATTAAAGGAAGCACCCCCACGTATCATATGGATATGATCAAAGAACTCGACGTTCAAATAGGGATGATGATTAAAACTCTAAAAAAGAAAGGCATTTACGATAATACCCTCATTATTTTTACTTCTGACAATGGTGGTTTAACCAGAAAAGAGACTTTAAAAACCGGACATAGGCCCAGCGACATATACAGAGGAGGTAAAAATAGGATTCACGAAGGCGGACACCGTGTTCCCTTTATCGTTTCATGGCCGAAAAACATAAAAAATGGCCTATCCGATCAGCCCATCCTTGGATTGGATATCATGGCCACATTGGCCAGTCTTACAAACACACCCATTGCCAACGGTCAGGCACTGGACTCCAAAGATATTGGCCCTTACCTAAATAACAGTAAGACTACCGTACATACCGAACTAATGCTGCAGGGAGGAACACAAAAAACAGTAGCCATACTAGAAAATAACTGGAAACTGATTATTCAGATTGACCCCAAAGACAAAACATATTCAATGAGAAAAGCCATTGCTCTTTTTAATTTAAGCGACAATGTAACAGAAGACGAAAGCAAGAACCTCATTCATTCACCGGACCACAAAGCCATCATTGAAAAATTGTTTACCAAATACAATCATATCAGAGACCAACATGACAATCCAGCACACGTGATTCAATAA
- a CDS encoding family 43 glycosylhydrolase — MLKITQTIFLFCLILICQTHNIIAQNPLVTHMFTADPTARVFNGKLYVFPSSDTYPPKGREKEFPRFCMPGYHAFSLENGATWKDHGWILKENDVPWGEKDTYAMWAPDCIEKDGKYYYYYPAKPKNDSAFRRIGVGVSKNPTGPFKWEKSFIKGVSGIDPGLLLDDDNKAYLFFGGGHELYVAPLADNMKEITQEPILVEGLPAGYKEGSFPFKKDGLYYLTFAHVFAEEGYTIGYATSDQPMGPYQYRGKIMDNIHNGTNHHSVVEYKGEWILFYHSWDISGYNKLRSMRADYMHFKKDGTIKKVIPTLRGIGTPQIGDTIQVDRYNEISGAKTAFVGGEKEPQGWMICDAKMMSYVRFDRVKFDGATSIQARIASGQRIGSFEIRLNNPKGKLIAEFPIEYTGGWSSWKTIEANISEPVTGTHNLVVVFKSDWGSTKSVNLNWLLLK, encoded by the coding sequence ATGTTAAAAATAACACAAACAATTTTTCTGTTTTGCCTTATTCTAATTTGCCAAACACATAACATCATAGCACAAAACCCACTGGTAACACATATGTTTACAGCCGATCCTACCGCACGTGTATTCAATGGTAAACTATATGTTTTTCCTTCCAGCGATACCTACCCTCCCAAAGGAAGAGAAAAAGAATTTCCACGTTTTTGTATGCCTGGTTACCATGCCTTTTCGTTAGAGAACGGTGCAACCTGGAAAGATCACGGATGGATACTGAAGGAAAACGATGTGCCATGGGGCGAAAAAGATACTTACGCCATGTGGGCACCAGACTGTATTGAGAAAGACGGTAAATATTACTATTACTATCCTGCTAAACCTAAAAACGACAGTGCCTTTCGAAGAATTGGCGTTGGGGTCTCTAAAAATCCTACTGGCCCTTTTAAATGGGAGAAAAGTTTTATCAAAGGCGTTTCTGGCATTGACCCAGGACTATTACTGGATGACGACAATAAAGCCTACTTATTTTTTGGTGGAGGTCACGAACTATATGTAGCCCCCTTAGCTGATAACATGAAAGAAATCACCCAAGAACCGATCCTGGTGGAAGGATTACCTGCCGGATACAAAGAAGGATCGTTTCCCTTTAAAAAAGATGGCCTATATTATTTAACCTTTGCTCATGTATTTGCCGAAGAAGGATATACCATTGGCTATGCCACCAGCGATCAACCAATGGGGCCATACCAATACCGAGGTAAAATAATGGATAATATCCACAATGGCACCAACCATCATTCGGTTGTAGAATACAAGGGTGAATGGATATTATTTTACCACTCATGGGATATTAGTGGCTATAACAAACTACGTTCTATGCGGGCTGACTATATGCATTTTAAAAAAGATGGTACCATAAAAAAAGTGATACCTACACTACGAGGCATTGGAACTCCCCAGATTGGCGATACAATTCAAGTGGATAGATATAATGAAATTTCAGGCGCAAAAACAGCCTTCGTGGGTGGAGAAAAGGAACCCCAAGGGTGGATGATATGTGACGCTAAGATGATGAGCTATGTACGCTTTGATCGTGTTAAATTTGATGGTGCCACAAGCATACAAGCACGCATTGCTTCAGGACAAAGAATTGGAAGCTTCGAAATACGCTTAAATAACCCCAAAGGTAAATTAATAGCTGAATTCCCTATTGAATATACCGGTGGCTGGAGCTCCTGGAAAACAATTGAAGCAAATATCAGTGAGCCCGTCACAGGAACTCACAACCTGGTTGTTGTCTTCAAGTCAGATTGGGGAAGCACTAAATCTGTAAATTTAAATTGGCTATTGTTGAAATAA
- a CDS encoding hybrid sensor histidine kinase/response regulator transcription factor, with protein sequence MGCHAPWYLHLQPKKNKLEHINRYFKSPWNYRSYFIKQYSNDQVLVTSGSKVGILSLKNKTEQILTQTIYHSIWSNIRDAELDGDNIWLGLDNQGIARLNIQNKQLKTFHPDSIGLSNAKVYSITKNGNDLWIGTNNGLNRFNLSSFKVEEIFYEEHGLSNNIVYSLNVDHEGHLWMSTNRGLSKLNTKTKQFSTFLKSDFFMDDASFQAQDGHIYYGGYNGIVHFNPQNIQSSDKSLTPVIENFKLNNKIIKQNETVNNRILFKQAIHHISSLKLSHEENTFTFEFNAIPYDLPNTNQFRYKLENWQNNWQTGNNRSVTFTNVSPGNYRMLLSVCNAENIWSSPKEINIQITPPYWQELWFKLLLIGIITILLVTLYRWRLFRIRQRNILLKRKVKEQTQDILKKSNEIQVISQRLHEADEAKLRFFTNISHEFRTPLTLILGYLEEIEDAGSIQIRKSIKNNALRLLRLVNQLIEFRKLDQDQLKLNITHLEINAFIEDIVISFQKLAEQKNIDLRFEPTPNRLFVWLDMDKTEKIFFNLISNAIKYTPENNPVLISIHENTDTFSIEVADYGIGINEDELTLVFNRFFRSKNSGESGHGIGLALAKGLVDMQHGHIDVQSKIHQGSIFTVQFKKGKDHFKPDDFNQHQQSTLSPEQKTNSPQTMPRVNKSLPTISDKQILLVEDDMELRIYLKKILSDQYAVISANNGQDALDKLEEILPDLIISDISMPVLDGLSFCKKIKENEITSGIPFILLTAKTDSSTRIGSYQLGIDDYIEKPFSKNVLLARVEALLSNREKLQKKPVATRTTASIDKTKLKKRDIQFWKKTNTLINKNYNNPDFTTEILSKKMNMSRSTFYRRFKHISGENAGDYIRKVRLHKAAELLQKKEFSIQQISIEVGFQSTAHFRTKFKEYFGTNPSEYN encoded by the coding sequence CTGGGTTGCCATGCTCCATGGTATCTGCATCTACAACCGAAAAAAAACAAACTAGAACACATCAATCGTTATTTCAAATCACCATGGAACTACCGTAGCTATTTTATTAAACAATATAGTAATGATCAGGTACTGGTTACGTCAGGGTCTAAAGTAGGAATTTTATCCCTGAAAAATAAAACAGAACAAATACTCACACAAACAATCTATCATTCCATTTGGAGTAACATACGAGATGCAGAACTAGACGGTGATAATATCTGGCTTGGCCTGGATAATCAGGGAATAGCCCGACTAAACATACAGAACAAACAATTAAAAACCTTTCATCCCGACTCCATCGGCTTAAGTAATGCTAAGGTATACAGCATAACAAAAAACGGTAACGACCTATGGATCGGAACAAACAATGGCCTTAACCGCTTTAACCTATCTTCCTTTAAAGTAGAAGAAATATTTTATGAAGAACATGGCCTAAGTAACAATATTGTTTACAGCTTAAATGTAGACCATGAAGGACACTTATGGATGAGCACCAACCGAGGATTGAGCAAGTTAAACACCAAAACCAAGCAATTCTCTACCTTCCTCAAAAGTGATTTCTTTATGGATGATGCCTCATTCCAAGCTCAGGACGGACATATATACTACGGAGGTTACAATGGCATCGTCCATTTCAACCCTCAAAATATTCAATCATCGGACAAAAGTCTGACACCCGTTATCGAAAACTTTAAATTAAATAATAAAATAATAAAGCAAAACGAAACAGTCAATAACAGAATCCTGTTCAAACAAGCCATTCATCACATTAGCTCGCTCAAGCTAAGCCATGAAGAAAACACTTTCACCTTTGAGTTCAATGCAATCCCTTACGACCTGCCTAACACCAACCAATTCCGATACAAACTAGAAAATTGGCAAAACAATTGGCAGACAGGCAATAACAGATCTGTTACTTTTACAAATGTAAGCCCCGGAAACTACAGGATGCTTCTCTCTGTTTGCAACGCCGAAAACATATGGTCCTCACCCAAAGAAATCAACATACAAATTACACCTCCCTATTGGCAAGAACTATGGTTTAAACTACTACTAATAGGAATCATCACCATATTGCTGGTAACACTCTATCGTTGGCGGCTCTTTCGCATTAGGCAACGCAACATATTGTTAAAACGAAAAGTTAAAGAACAAACACAAGATATCTTAAAAAAAAGCAACGAAATACAAGTCATATCACAACGTCTACATGAAGCCGATGAAGCCAAACTACGCTTTTTTACCAATATTTCACATGAGTTCCGAACTCCACTCACTCTTATTTTAGGATACCTTGAAGAAATAGAAGATGCCGGATCCATCCAGATCCGAAAATCCATTAAAAACAATGCACTTAGGCTATTGCGTTTAGTAAACCAATTGATCGAATTCAGAAAACTCGACCAAGACCAGCTAAAACTAAACATTACCCACCTGGAAATAAATGCCTTTATTGAAGATATCGTTATTTCCTTTCAAAAGCTGGCCGAACAAAAAAACATTGATCTAAGATTTGAGCCCACTCCCAACAGACTATTTGTTTGGTTGGACATGGATAAAACCGAAAAAATATTTTTCAACCTAATATCTAATGCCATAAAATATACTCCAGAAAATAATCCGGTACTAATTTCCATACATGAAAATACGGATACATTCTCCATTGAGGTGGCCGACTACGGCATAGGCATAAATGAAGATGAACTAACATTGGTTTTCAATCGTTTTTTTCGCAGCAAAAACAGTGGTGAATCAGGCCATGGTATTGGACTGGCACTGGCAAAAGGATTGGTAGATATGCAACACGGCCACATAGATGTCCAATCCAAAATCCATCAAGGATCCATTTTTACCGTTCAGTTTAAAAAAGGCAAAGACCATTTTAAACCTGACGATTTTAACCAACATCAGCAAAGCACGCTTTCTCCGGAACAAAAGACCAACTCTCCTCAAACAATGCCAAGAGTTAACAAGTCACTACCAACCATTTCAGACAAGCAAATACTTCTGGTTGAAGACGATATGGAACTAAGAATATACTTAAAAAAGATACTGAGCGATCAATACGCAGTTATCAGTGCCAATAACGGACAGGATGCATTGGATAAACTTGAAGAGATACTCCCCGATCTTATTATCTCCGACATTTCTATGCCAGTACTCGATGGTTTAAGCTTTTGTAAAAAAATAAAAGAAAATGAAATCACCTCCGGAATTCCATTTATTCTATTGACAGCAAAAACCGATTCCTCCACACGCATAGGAAGCTATCAATTAGGCATTGATGATTACATTGAAAAACCGTTTAGCAAAAATGTATTACTTGCACGTGTAGAAGCATTGTTATCAAACCGTGAAAAACTACAAAAGAAGCCTGTGGCCACCAGAACCACCGCCTCAATAGATAAAACAAAATTAAAAAAACGTGACATCCAATTCTGGAAAAAAACCAATACGTTGATCAACAAAAACTATAACAATCCGGATTTTACCACCGAAATATTAAGTAAAAAGATGAACATGAGTCGCTCCACCTTTTACCGAAGATTTAAACATATCAGTGGTGAAAATGCAGGCGATTACATACGTAAAGTACGCCTGCACAAGGCGGCAGAGCTTTTACAGAAAAAAGAATTCTCCATACAACAAATAAGTATAGAAGTTGGATTTCAGAGTACCGCACATTTCAGAACTAAATTCAAAGAATATTTTGGAACCAACCCCTCTGAATACAATTAA
- a CDS encoding ligand-binding sensor domain-containing protein has translation MDGQNIRFDHLDINNGLSQNSAFCMDMDKNGYLWVGTLNGLNRYNGYSFEVFKPSLNKKGSLHGSLCVDLCADNQGNTWVVTRDGGLNKYDASRQEFVYYPDSLFKQLSSKYINSIQADNNNHIWLKANKGVLCFNPQDSTAAYLLQQHKIQDITLLPNGNIAAYGSFGIFEMLQNNDGTYTTVHRIHEAVNGIAFSNKNTVVLHPDRIAFYTDLQSPSDQHFLFADIKNHIPITVNPAICVDSTKIWIGGNDGLIQYEHTDNHIICHRHQYNAANPHSFRGYIVTKILKDSGGNLWIGTAKHGINFISKRNNAFKHFNWQQNHVTDQEIDLIRAICVSSQHEYWVGFDRRDLGIIHPDGRQTLITDYEDENGEKHPLRNVRAIFEDQTKNIWVAMLHGICIYNRKKTN, from the coding sequence TTGGATGGACAAAATATCCGATTCGATCACCTGGACATCAACAACGGCCTTTCTCAGAACAGTGCCTTTTGCATGGATATGGATAAAAATGGTTACCTGTGGGTAGGAACTTTAAACGGACTAAACAGATACAACGGTTATTCTTTTGAAGTATTTAAACCCAGCCTAAACAAAAAAGGCAGCCTACATGGAAGCTTATGTGTTGACCTATGTGCTGATAACCAAGGAAACACTTGGGTTGTTACCCGGGATGGTGGACTGAATAAATACGACGCCAGCCGCCAGGAATTTGTTTACTACCCCGACTCTTTATTTAAACAACTCTCTTCAAAATATATCAACTCCATACAAGCCGATAACAACAATCACATCTGGCTAAAAGCCAACAAAGGAGTTCTTTGTTTCAATCCTCAGGACAGCACAGCGGCTTATCTTCTTCAACAACATAAAATACAAGACATTACCTTACTACCCAATGGAAATATTGCGGCCTATGGTTCTTTTGGAATTTTTGAGATGCTACAGAATAACGATGGCACATACACCACCGTACACCGGATCCACGAAGCCGTAAATGGCATTGCCTTTTCAAATAAAAATACAGTGGTTTTACATCCCGACAGAATTGCTTTTTACACTGATTTACAATCCCCAAGTGACCAACATTTTTTATTTGCTGACATTAAAAATCATATTCCCATAACAGTCAATCCAGCCATTTGTGTTGATTCAACAAAGATATGGATAGGGGGAAACGATGGACTAATTCAATACGAACACACAGACAATCATATAATTTGTCACCGCCACCAATACAATGCAGCAAATCCACATTCATTCAGGGGCTACATCGTAACAAAAATATTAAAAGACAGCGGAGGCAACCTTTGGATTGGCACTGCTAAACATGGCATCAATTTTATTAGCAAAAGAAATAATGCATTTAAACATTTCAACTGGCAACAGAACCATGTCACAGACCAAGAAATAGATCTGATCAGGGCTATCTGTGTCAGTTCTCAACATGAATACTGGGTAGGGTTCGATCGTAGAGACCTCGGAATAATTCACCCTGACGGAAGGCAAACACTAATCACTGATTACGAAGATGAGAATGGAGAAAAACACCCACTTAGGAACGTGAGAGCCATTTTTGAAGACCAAACAAAAAATATCTGGGTTGCCATGCTCCATGGTATCTGCATCTACAACCGAAAAAAAACAAACTAG